The DNA sequence GGCATACGCTGTAATTAGAATAACACTTACACGGTAGGTTTAATGCGTTTTTTAAGATGCACTTAGAATAGCACTTACACAGTATATTGACATCAGTTGCACTGAAAAAACTAAAAAAACCGCTCAATATACCAAAATAAAAAAATGAAGGGAAATTTTTTTATCTTCTCCTTGCTATGGCTGAACCTGCAGCTAGAAGCAGTAGGCCTGCCATGAGTGCAGCTACCGGAGCACCCGTTGGCTGCATCGGTACCCTGCCAGGTGAAGGTCCTGGACCCGGTGTGGGTTCTGTGACCTCGATATCGACCTCTGTCGTGTTGTTGCCGCCTGATGAGCCTGAGCTCACCGTTGCCACGTTGATGAATGTGCCGCGCCTTATCATCTGGACCACTATTTCAAGGACTGCGCTTGAACCTGATGGCAGGTCTCCTATCAGCCATACGCCGGTTACCGGATTGTATGATCCCACAGTGGCGCTGGATGATACGTACCTCATTGAATCCGGTAGCCTGTCAACCACTGTTGTGTTGAGTGCAGTATCAGGTCCATTGTTTGTCACCGTTACTGTGAATTTCACGTTCTGTCCGAGGCGTACAGCCCTCCTATCAGCCGTCTTGGTGATGGTGAGCTCTGCCCGTGGATTTGCTGTTACAGTGGCATTAGCATCCCTATCAGGGTTCGGATTGTACGTATCAGACGTGACATTGGCAATATTGGTCAGGGTAGTGTTACTCACAGCAACCCTGGCAACAATCTCCAGAGTCGCCACAGCATCCCTTACCAGTGAACCAACAAGCCACACACCAGTACCCACATCATAGCTTCCCTGTGAAGCACTGTGACTCACGTAGTCAAGACCAGCAGGTAACACGTCATTAACAACAACACCCACTGAATCATCAGGACCCATATTGGTAACTGAAACCACGAACCTCACAGTATCATTGAAGTCAACCACCGTCGCATTAACCACCTTATCTATCACAAGATAAGCAGCCGGTGGGATGGTCACTGTGACGTTTGCAGTGTTGTTTTCAGGGTATGGATCGAACTGATCCCCAACTGCCTGAACCCTGTTTATCAGTTCACCTGTGGTGTTCACAAGGACCGTGAAGTTGAGGGTTGCTGATGCACCGTTTGCAAGGTCTCCAACTATCCAGATGCATGCAAGGGGATAGCAGATACCCTGTGAAATTGCATGTGACTGGTAGACAAGGCCCTCTGGAAGCATTTCTGTTACCGTGACCCCTGTTGCATCGTCAGGTCCATTGTTCGTAACCGTCACAAAGAAGGTTATCTGCTCACCGAAGTTCGGTGTGCTGTTTGACACCGTCTTTGTGATTGATATATCTGATGATGGGTTCACGGTGAGTAGAGCAGTTGCATTGTTGTTTGAGAGCAGAGGGTCGTACTCCTCGGCTGATGCATTCACGTAATTCGTGAATATGCCTGCGGCATTTGCAATTACCTCAAGCACCAGGGTTGCTGATGTGCCATTTGCAAGGTCTCCAACAGTCCAGAGCCCGCCTGCGAAGGTTCCCTGTGAGGCGCTGTGACTGAGCAGTCCGAGTCCTGGTGGTAGTATATCCGTTACAGCGACACCTGTTGCATCGTTCGGTCCGTTGTTGGTGACAGTGACCGTGAAGTTTGTTATCTGTCCATTGTTGATTGGTGTCAGGAGGACCGTCTTCTGTACCGCGATATCAGCCACGGCCTCTGCATTTAATAGCCCAGCAGCATGGTTGTTGGTCAGGTCAGGGTCATACTCGGTGCTCGTGACTGAGACCGTGTTTATCATTCCACCTGTGGCATTGACAAGCACGGTGATGTTCAGTGTCTCTGATGCACCGGGTGCCAGTGAATCAACAGTCCATACATTGAATTCCACGAAGTAGATACCCGCGGATGCACTGTGGGACTGGTAGACGAGACCTGATGGCATTGTATCAACGGTCCTCACAACCGTGGCGGTGTCCGGTCCAAGGTTCGTTACCGTTATGTAGAACACCACGGTGTCACCGAAGTCTGGTGCTGTGTTGCTGACGGTCTTCGTGATCTTAACATCCGCGCTTGGCCTCACATCGACTGTAACCGCATCAACGTTGTCTCCGGGTAGTGGATCTGGAAGCTCTGATGATACGTTGACTATGTTTGTCTGGAAGCCTGCCTGGGTTGCCCTTACAACCAGTGTGAGGGTTGCCTGGAACAGGGCAGGTAGTGAGCCAACCTCCCAGACGCCAGTTGTTGTGTTGAAGGATCCCTGTGTAACCGTGTATGATATGATTGAGAGTCCAGCAGGCAGGAGATCTGAGACCACAACATTTGATGGTGTGTCTGGACCAGCATTCCTCACGATCACCGTGAAGGTGGCGGTTTCCCCGTTATTTATAACAGGTCTGTCAACGGTCTTCTGGATGCTAAGGTCTGCTGATACCGCGTTAAGGGTTGATACCGCATCATTGTTGGTCCTGTCAGGGTCACGCTCATTACCGGTGACTGATACTGTGTTATTTGAATCACC is a window from the Methanothermobacter thermautotrophicus str. Delta H genome containing:
- a CDS encoding DUF11 domain-containing protein; its protein translation is MKRFTLALSILLVILTIGTVSAADSDNQTDSNALITGTVTQCNGTDPFEGAVINVASVNGSSVASGVTGPDGSYSVSFQAADRTFIVSAVAPRHVIPSSTVTLDESGRATADFRLGTLNLTKGSWDIIGLDHNNVNVGPNQYLIQIRVRNDALTTATNVTANLTFTSTNPYVDLAANETASKYLGDIAPGATVDVFYLVEVSRNSLAYLTSRNYTVTVGGTNTGSADTINGTLYVEKLVSQNRNDVVSITVSNPSPAIGDVIAVTVVSTTASAGYDILNLPLTNYNPAIIQPINVTVTYGPNTSNNVRLDAQGQTNFVSVWLFNVTGAGVTRLFGLITDRSGSSYHYNSDFGENITIRALERADLAIAKTVNNTAPSIGDTVRFTITVVNYGPNNATGVYVTDLLPPQLSFVSASASRGIYNSTTGIWTIGNLEYFETVTLNITATVTATGAIVNNANVTGDVFDPDMANNYASAALNSPPASDLTIDKSVNNPEPYVGENIQYTITVSNRGPDNAAGVVVEDVLPAGLIPISATPSKGSYYMGTWNVGTLNYLEIATLTIIARVNATGSLTNFANITSPNFDPNPDNNNDTAEVVGIPVADLLIVKQVSDPRPDYGSVVTFTVAVTNLGPSNATGVTVTDILSPGLVYLSHTVTQGTYNATTGVWYIGALNYAASALMNLTVLVNTTGDSNNTVSVTGNERDPDRTNNDAVSTLNAVSADLSIQKTVDRPVINNGETATFTVIVRNAGPDTPSNVVVSDLLPAGLSIISYTVTQGSFNTTTGVWEVGSLPALFQATLTLVVRATQAGFQTNIVNVSSELPDPLPGDNVDAVTVDVRPSADVKITKTVSNTAPDFGDTVVFYITVTNLGPDTATVVRTVDTMPSGLVYQSHSASAGIYFVEFNVWTVDSLAPGASETLNITVLVNATGGMINTVSVTSTEYDPDLTNNHAAGLLNAEAVADIAVQKTVLLTPINNGQITNFTVTVTNNGPNDATGVAVTDILPPGLGLLSHSASQGTFAGGLWTVGDLANGTSATLVLEVIANAAGIFTNYVNASAEEYDPLLSNNNATALLTVNPSSDISITKTVSNSTPNFGEQITFFVTVTNNGPDDATGVTVTEMLPEGLVYQSHAISQGICYPLACIWIVGDLANGASATLNFTVLVNTTGELINRVQAVGDQFDPYPENNTANVTVTIPPAAYLVIDKVVNATVVDFNDTVRFVVSVTNMGPDDSVGVVVNDVLPAGLDYVSHSASQGSYDVGTGVWLVGSLVRDAVATLEIVARVAVSNTTLTNIANVTSDTYNPNPDRDANATVTANPRAELTITKTADRRAVRLGQNVKFTVTVTNNGPDTALNTTVVDRLPDSMRYVSSSATVGSYNPVTGVWLIGDLPSGSSAVLEIVVQMIRRGTFINVATVSSGSSGGNNTTEVDIEVTEPTPGPGPSPGRVPMQPTGAPVAALMAGLLLLAAGSAIARRR